From the Malus domestica chromosome 17, GDT2T_hap1 genome, one window contains:
- the LOC103405949 gene encoding uncharacterized protein: MNTPKGTVVFSTVGRPHYGFDIFALPTLLHPSSTNIGPERRLSDGRSINFNAQFADNSHEPHSLVFISERTGFPAIYLTRPGLPHPQLVHSEPGSLFHDRPIIKNHTLYFVSAHQDPSRYFKSWSALYSSTLLHDKITTRLTPSDSVDYSPALSLSGKFVAVASYGSRPWDGEFHELNTDIVVFEASRPSKRVLVCERGGWPTWSGDSVIYFHRQHDDGWWSIFRVDFHFPKDLESSSGFPITPTRVTPSGLHCFTPAAFHDGKLIAVATRRPGKNFRHIELFDVESKTFQPMTEILNPNFHHYNPFVSPDSELLGYHRFRGDSTQWGESDSTIPYIERVSSPTEQLQMLRIQGSFPTFSPSGDLMAYNQDLDGDSGIKVIKSDGSKRWNLIKGRAAFYNAWSPTEKHVIYTSVGPIFQSAKTTVQIARVEFHPSDLDGDKEDVPCNVKILTEEETGNNAFPSCSPDGMSLVFRSGRTGHKNLYIIDAVDGEFNGSVRQLTEGPCIDTMPSWSPKGDLIAFSSNRHNPDDAAVFGIYVVKPDGTGLRRIPVAGNESHRERINHVCFSKDGEWLLFTANLSGVIAEPVSLPNQFQPYGDLYVVRMDGSGLRRLTWNGYENGTPAWHEGGDELDMGGLRLGNEVGGDELKGQFEDPHWISCDF; the protein is encoded by the coding sequence ATGAACACCCCCAAAGGCACTGTCGTCTTCTCCACCGTTGGCAGACCCCACTATGGCTTCGACATTTTCGCCCTCCCCACCCTCCTCCACCCCTCCTCTACCAATATCGGCCCTGAGCGCCGCCTCTCCGACGGCCGTTCCATCAACTTCAACGCCCAATTCGCCGACAACAGCCACGAACCCCACTCCCTCGTCTTCATCTCCGAGCGAACCGGTTTTCCCGCCATTTACTTAACCCGACCTGGACTCCCCCATCCCCAGCTCGTGCACTCCGAACCCGGATCCCTCTTCCACGACCGACCCATCATAAAAAATCACACCCTCTACTTCGTTTCAGCTCACCAGGATCCCAGCCGATACTTCAAATCCTGGTCTGCTCTCTACTCCTCCACACTCCTCCATGACAAAATCACAACCCGATTGACTCCCTCTGACTCCGTCGATTACAGTcccgccctctctctctccggaAAATTCGTCGCCGTCGCCTCGTACGGATCCCGTCCATGGGACGGTGAGTTTCACGAGCTCAACACCGATATCGTCGTATTCGAAGCATCGCGACCCAGTAAGCGCGTACTCGTCTGCGAGCGCGGTGGCTGGCCCACCTGGTCCGGCGACTCCGTCATATATTTTCACCGCCAACATGACGACGGCTGGTGGAGCATTTTCCGGGTCGATTTCCATTTTCCCAAAGATCTGGAGTCCTCTTCTGGGTTCCCGATCACTCCCACTCGAGTCACTCCATCGGGGCTCCACTGCTTCACTCCGGCAGCTTTCCACGACGGAAAACTAATCGCCGTCGCGACTCGCCGGCCCGGTAAGAATTTCCGACACATTGAGCTCTTTGATGTCGAATCCAAGACGTTTCAGCCGATGACAGAGATCCTGAACCCGAATTTCCACCATTACAACCCGTTTGTTTCGCCCGATTCAGAGCTCCTCGGGTATCACCGATTCCGTGGTGATTCGACTCAGTGGGGCGAGTCCGATTCCACAATTCCTTATATCGAGCGAGTGTCTTCGCCTACTGAACAACTCCAGATGTTGAGGATTCAGGGTTCGTTCCCAACCTTCTCTCCGAGCGGCGATCTGATGGCGTATAATCAGGATTTGGATGGGGACAGCGGAATCAAGGTCATCAAATCGGACGGCTCAAAGCGCTGGAATTTGATCAAGGGCCGCGCAGCCTTCTACAACGCCTGGAGTCCAACCGAGAAACACGTCATCTACACCTCGGTGGGCCCAATATTCCAGTCGGCCAAAACAACTGTCCAGATTGCACGAGTCGAATTTCACCCGTCAGATCTCGACGGCGATAAAGAGGACGTCCCGTGCAATGTAAAGATATTGACTGAGGAAGAAACAGGGAATAACGCTTTCCCTTCGTGCTCTCCAGACGGCATGTCGTTGGTATTCCGCTCCGGTCGGACAGGGCACAAGAACCTCTACATTATTGACGCCGTTGACGGCGAGTTTAACGGCAGTGTGCGTCAATTAACTGAGGGCCCCTGTATCGATACCATGCCAAGTTGGTCACCAAAAGGTGACCTCATTGCTTTCTCTTCGAACAGACACAATCCGGATGACGCAGCGGTGTTCGGCATTTACGTCGTCAAACCGGACGGTACCGGTTTGAGGAGGATCCCGGTGGCGGGAAATGAGTCGCACAGGGAGAGGATCAACCACGTGTGCTTCAGCAAGGACGGGGAGTGGCTGCTGTTCACGGCGAACTTGAGCGGCGTGATAGCTGAGCCGGTGTCGTTGCCGAATCAGTTTCAGCCGTACGGGGATTTGTACGTGGTGAGAATGGATGGGAGTGGGTTGAGGAGGCTGACGTGGAATGGGTACGAAAATGGGACGCCAGCGTGGCACGAGGGTGGTGATGAGCTGGACATGGGGGGCTTGCGGTTGGGAAATGAAGTTGGAGGAGACGAGCTCAAGGGTCAGTTTGAGGATCCTCATTGGATTTCTTGCGATTTCTAG